A genomic segment from Armatimonadota bacterium encodes:
- the ywzG gene encoding putative DNA-binding protein YwzG, producing the protein MSNTEQQVKGNTPMLILSLLAEKPMHGYAIAKEIERRTAELLRFREGTLYPTLHEMEQKGWIQGSWESTGGGRERKVYSITPRGLQELQRQQHAWQRFRNAIEAVIGRKPSQPAEGGIEPCTT; encoded by the coding sequence ATGAGTAACACGGAGCAACAGGTAAAGGGCAACACCCCCATGCTCATCCTGTCGTTGCTGGCGGAAAAGCCGATGCACGGCTACGCCATCGCGAAGGAGATCGAGCGACGCACCGCCGAACTGTTGCGTTTCCGCGAAGGCACGCTCTATCCCACCCTGCACGAGATGGAGCAGAAGGGCTGGATTCAGGGCAGCTGGGAGAGCACCGGCGGCGGACGCGAGCGTAAAGTGTACTCCATCACCCCGCGGGGACTGCAGGAGCTGCAACGCCAGCAGCACGCCTGGCAGCGGTTCCGCAACGCTATCGAAGCGGTGATTGGGCGCAAACCGTCGCAACCTGCAGAGGGAGGTATTGAGCCATGTACAACCTGA
- a CDS encoding twitching motility protein PilT, which translates to MVTIDQLMDLAYEKDASDIHLIAGERPVLRIYGRLHRLQQFEVLTPADTERLVRSICPDRNWEELQTDRSTDFGISHQNKARFRVAAYWQKNTLAMNLRLIPYKMLSFEELGLGREVIDLLYEPRGLILITGPTGSGKTTTLATMIDWINTHRDCHIITIEDPIEYYHSPKKSIISQREVGVDVPTFADGVVRALREDPDVILVGEMRDLRTIQAAITAAETGHLVFSTLHTTGAAKTVDRITDVFPLDQQEQIRVQLSTNLVAVISQQLLPRIDRPGRVAAFEVMICTPAIQHMIRDHKTYSIYSAIQTGQQWGMCTLDSFLLSLYRKGIIDKDEMMRIADRPEEIAEKLGETEVHRAADVHATTVQTTVQAVQGMRPPVEKGG; encoded by the coding sequence ATGGTCACCATAGACCAGCTCATGGACCTGGCGTACGAGAAAGACGCCTCCGATATCCACCTGATTGCAGGGGAAAGACCTGTACTCCGCATCTACGGAAGGCTCCATCGGCTGCAGCAGTTCGAAGTATTAACCCCTGCGGATACCGAACGGCTGGTGCGCTCTATCTGCCCAGACCGTAACTGGGAAGAGCTGCAGACCGACCGCAGCACCGACTTCGGTATCTCGCATCAGAACAAGGCGCGTTTCCGTGTAGCCGCGTATTGGCAGAAGAACACGCTGGCGATGAACCTGCGTCTCATCCCCTACAAGATGCTGAGCTTCGAAGAACTGGGATTGGGGCGCGAGGTGATTGACCTCCTCTATGAACCGCGTGGGCTGATACTGATTACAGGTCCCACCGGTTCGGGTAAAACCACCACGCTCGCCACGATGATTGACTGGATTAATACTCATCGTGATTGCCACATCATCACCATCGAGGACCCGATTGAATACTATCACTCCCCGAAGAAGTCCATCATCTCGCAGCGTGAGGTAGGTGTGGACGTGCCTACCTTCGCAGACGGCGTGGTGCGCGCCCTGCGTGAAGACCCGGACGTGATTCTCGTGGGCGAAATGCGCGACCTGCGCACCATTCAGGCGGCGATTACCGCAGCCGAGACCGGACACCTGGTCTTCTCCACACTGCACACCACGGGTGCAGCGAAGACGGTAGACCGCATCACCGACGTCTTCCCGCTGGACCAGCAGGAGCAAATCCGCGTGCAGCTTTCCACCAACCTGGTGGCGGTCATCTCGCAGCAGCTGCTTCCGCGCATTGACCGCCCCGGGCGTGTGGCGGCGTTCGAGGTGATGATTTGCACGCCGGCGATCCAGCACATGATTCGCGACCACAAGACCTACAGCATCTACTCCGCCATCCAGACGGGGCAGCAGTGGGGCATGTGCACACTGGACTCGTTCCTGCTGTCGCTCTACCGCAAGGGCATCATCGACAAGGATGAGATGATGCGCATCGCCGACCGCCCGGAGGAGATTGCCGAGAAGCTGGGGGAGACCGAGGTGCACCGCGCAGCGGATGTACATGCCACGACGGTTCAAACCACCGTGCAGGCGGTACAGGGTATGCGTCCCCCTGTGGAAAAGGGCGGCTAA